One window from the genome of Candoia aspera isolate rCanAsp1 chromosome 15, rCanAsp1.hap2, whole genome shotgun sequence encodes:
- the LOC134505880 gene encoding uncharacterized protein LOC134505880 produces the protein MVIEVSLTLDSQGSGLGDDLASIHAGDVVAGKREGGKIPSAPPPVPPPRPRQHSACAIRAPGQCAACPPAPPRLHIRLLHKSQTRFGNWFAPNEGDTVSPVAAALEVRRSFAAEPDLQPGLPPPHAAGLFWPGRRSRTPSPPAPTNTAPPD, from the exons ATGGTGATTG AGGTGAGCCTTACGCTCGATTCCCAGGGATCCGGGCTGGGTGACGACCTGGCCTCGATCCACGCGGGGGACGTGGTGGCCGGGAagcgg GAGGGGGGAAAGATTCCCTCCGCCCCTCCACCggtcccccctccccgcccccgccAGCATTCAGCCTGCGCCATTCGAGCTCCGGGGCAGTGCGCG GCTTGCCCGCCGGCTCCTCCCCGCCTCCACATCAGGCTCCTCCACAAGAGCCAAACCAGGTTTGGGAACTGGTTTGCGCCAAACGAGGGTGACACAGTGTCGCCGGTGGCAGCTGCGCTGGAAGTAAGACGGTCCTTCGCCGCGGAGCCCGATCTCCAGCCGGGGCTCCCCCCGCCCCACGCCGCCGGGCTCTTCTGGCCAGGGCGGAGAAGCAGGACCCCCTCCCCGCCCGCTCCCACGAACACTGCTCCTCCGGACTGA